The following proteins are encoded in a genomic region of Hoeflea phototrophica DFL-43:
- a CDS encoding SixA phosphatase family protein: protein MTIEPAQPSLRVFLVRHGHAAWAQPGMRDFDRPLDQRGREEVERLATTMSVNGFVPDLVHCSTARRCIETLDILLSRMAMNPLIERSDTLYSNSHQVYLDLIGSDPASKASSIMIVGHNPMLEDTAITLLQHDPTALEEALGTGFPTAGLFVADCTPGKDSTAPGQTSFIALLSPIDA from the coding sequence ATGACAATCGAACCGGCACAGCCGTCTCTACGTGTTTTCCTGGTGCGCCATGGCCATGCGGCCTGGGCGCAACCGGGCATGCGCGACTTCGACCGCCCGCTCGACCAACGCGGGCGTGAAGAGGTTGAGCGTCTGGCCACGACCATGTCGGTCAACGGTTTTGTGCCGGATCTGGTGCATTGCTCGACGGCGCGCCGCTGCATCGAGACCCTGGACATTCTGCTTTCCAGGATGGCAATGAACCCCCTGATCGAGCGCAGCGACACGCTCTATTCGAACAGCCACCAGGTCTATCTCGATCTTATTGGATCAGATCCCGCGAGCAAGGCCAGCTCGATCATGATCGTCGGTCACAATCCGATGCTGGAGGACACCGCGATAACGCTGCTGCAGCACGATCCGACAGCTCTCGAGGAAGCGCTGGGAACCGGGTTCCCGACGGCCGGGCTGTTTGTTGCCGACTGCACCCCCGGCAAGGATTCGACCGCGCCGGGACAAACCAGCTTCATCGCCCTGCTGTCGCCGATCGACGCCTGA
- a CDS encoding YcjX family protein, with amino-acid sequence MSSSITSLTDEALIAFDTLTDRASNLVQPTLRLGVTGLSRAGKTVFITALVHNLMHGGRLPMFEAAHSGRLARAALEPQPDDAVPRFQYEDHAAKLISERLWPDSTRAISELRLVIEYESASGWNRFFSGGRLCLDIVDYPGEWLLDLPLLGQDFAAFSLNATSLARSSARTDLATPWLEKAGSIDPHKPADETQARELARLYTDYLRACKADERALSTLPPGRFLMPGDLDGSPALTFAPLPNLPDTPAPAGSLMAMMERRFESYKSVVVKPFFREHVARLDRQIVLIDAMQAMNAGREAVIDLERALADVLSCFRPGRSNFITNLVSRRIDKVLIAATKADHLHHESHDRLEAIARRVVERASARIGSSGANIEVLAMAAVRATREAIARQDGEDLPVIVGTPLEGERIAGETFDGKRKTAIFPGDLPQNPDSFFEAVDSTSQAMPHDINIVRFRPPLIEETDSGVKLSLPHIRLDRALDYLLGDRLA; translated from the coding sequence GTGTCTTCATCCATCACCAGTCTTACTGACGAGGCGCTGATCGCCTTCGACACGCTGACCGACCGGGCCAGCAATCTGGTGCAGCCCACGCTCAGGCTCGGTGTCACCGGTCTGTCGCGGGCGGGAAAGACCGTGTTCATCACCGCGCTTGTGCACAATCTGATGCATGGCGGCAGATTGCCCATGTTCGAAGCCGCGCATTCCGGCAGGCTCGCCCGCGCCGCGCTCGAGCCCCAGCCGGACGATGCAGTCCCCAGGTTTCAATATGAGGATCACGCCGCCAAACTGATCAGTGAGCGGCTTTGGCCGGATTCGACCCGCGCCATCTCCGAGCTTCGCCTGGTCATCGAATATGAATCAGCCAGCGGCTGGAACCGTTTCTTTTCCGGCGGCAGGCTGTGCCTCGATATCGTCGACTATCCAGGCGAATGGCTCTTGGATCTGCCGCTCCTGGGTCAGGATTTTGCCGCCTTCTCGCTCAACGCCACCTCCCTCGCCCGCTCTTCGGCCCGCACCGACCTGGCCACCCCCTGGCTTGAGAAAGCCGGATCGATTGATCCACACAAACCGGCGGACGAGACCCAGGCGCGCGAACTGGCCCGGCTTTACACCGATTACCTGCGCGCCTGCAAAGCCGATGAGCGTGCGCTTTCAACGCTGCCACCGGGGCGCTTCCTGATGCCCGGAGATCTTGACGGTTCGCCGGCGCTAACCTTTGCGCCATTGCCCAACCTGCCCGACACACCGGCTCCCGCAGGTTCGCTGATGGCGATGATGGAGCGTCGTTTCGAAAGCTACAAATCCGTCGTGGTCAAACCGTTCTTCCGCGAACATGTGGCCCGTCTCGACCGCCAGATTGTGCTGATCGACGCGATGCAGGCGATGAATGCCGGCCGCGAAGCGGTGATCGATCTCGAACGCGCGCTCGCCGATGTTCTGTCCTGTTTCCGTCCGGGGCGGAGCAACTTCATCACCAATCTGGTGTCACGCCGGATCGACAAGGTGCTGATTGCCGCCACCAAGGCAGACCACCTGCATCATGAAAGCCACGACCGGCTCGAAGCCATTGCGCGGCGCGTCGTCGAGCGCGCATCGGCGCGCATCGGCTCCTCCGGCGCCAACATCGAAGTGCTGGCAATGGCGGCGGTGCGGGCCACCCGCGAGGCCATTGCGAGGCAGGACGGCGAGGATCTGCCGGTGATCGTCGGCACACCGCTCGAAGGCGAGAGGATCGCCGGGGAAACCTTCGATGGCAAACGAAAAACAGCCATATTTCCCGGTGACTTGCCACAGAATCCGGATTCATTCTTTGAAGCGGTTGATTCAACCTCGCAAGCCATGCCGCATGACATCAACATCGTTCGTTTCCGTCCCCCGCTGATCGAGGAAACCGACAGCGGCGTGAAGCTGTCGCTGCCGCATATCCGTCTCGACCGCGCGCTTGATTATCTTCTGGGAGACCGGCTGGCATGA
- a CDS encoding YcjF family protein, translating to MSDPKSGSEGRKPRAFSVDDEATPSRRDQPRAALTTPPGTKTKPTKARRPASLPVTVEMTRAEDDPFLAPAASIEALTPPPAQARTRRITVGKILFAALAFLAALAIGVWTDTLIRDLFDRLPWLGWAASAAVAIAVLALIMLVIREISGLRRLAKVAGLRAEIDAKAATATAREARAFAARVSAMIDSNPLSAQGRKSLKSLDGEIIDGPHYLAFAERELLAKLDRQARQLTLNAARRVSVVTAVSPRAFVDLAYVGFEAIRLIRAMAELYGGRPGTIGMIRLFRDVIAHLAVTGAVAAGDSLIQQVVGHGLAAKLSARLGEGVINGLMTARIGISAMDLCRPMPFKALKRPGIGDFMRDIANFAGADTKPEKTSDGS from the coding sequence ATGAGCGATCCGAAGTCAGGCAGCGAAGGCCGCAAGCCCCGCGCTTTCAGCGTTGATGATGAGGCCACGCCTTCGCGGCGCGATCAGCCTCGCGCGGCCCTGACAACTCCGCCAGGAACCAAGACCAAACCGACCAAGGCCCGCAGGCCCGCAAGCCTTCCCGTCACCGTGGAGATGACCCGCGCGGAGGACGATCCCTTTCTGGCGCCAGCGGCCAGTATTGAGGCGTTGACACCGCCGCCGGCGCAGGCCCGGACCCGCCGCATCACCGTGGGCAAGATCCTCTTTGCGGCGCTGGCGTTTCTTGCAGCCCTTGCCATCGGGGTCTGGACCGACACCCTGATCCGCGACCTGTTCGACCGTCTGCCCTGGCTCGGCTGGGCCGCGAGCGCAGCGGTCGCAATTGCGGTGCTGGCGTTGATCATGCTGGTGATCCGCGAGATTTCAGGTTTGCGCCGCCTTGCGAAGGTCGCCGGGCTGCGCGCCGAGATTGACGCCAAGGCCGCAACGGCCACGGCAAGGGAAGCCCGGGCATTCGCAGCCCGCGTCTCCGCCATGATCGACTCCAATCCGCTCTCAGCCCAGGGCCGCAAGAGCCTCAAATCGCTTGATGGCGAGATCATCGACGGCCCGCACTACCTTGCCTTCGCCGAGCGCGAACTGCTCGCAAAGCTTGACCGGCAGGCCCGTCAGCTCACGCTCAACGCCGCGCGGCGGGTCTCCGTGGTGACCGCGGTCAGCCCGCGCGCCTTTGTCGATCTTGCCTATGTCGGCTTCGAGGCGATTCGCTTGATCCGCGCCATGGCCGAACTCTATGGCGGACGCCCGGGCACCATCGGCATGATCCGGCTGTTCCGCGATGTGATCGCCCATCTCGCTGTCACCGGCGCCGTGGCAGCGGGCGACAGCCTGATCCAGCAGGTGGTTGGCCACGGCCTGGCTGCAAAACTGTCGGCCAGGCTCGGCGAAGGTGTGATCAACGGGTTGATGACCGCGCGCATTGGCATTTCCGCCATGGATCTGTGCCGGCCAATGCCCTTCAAGGCACTCAAACGCCCCGGAATCGGCGATTTCATGCGTGATATTGCAAATTTCGCAGGAGCCGACACCAAGCCGGAAAAAACCTCCGACGGCTCCTGA
- the folK gene encoding 2-amino-4-hydroxy-6-hydroxymethyldihydropteridine diphosphokinase, whose translation MSKWWSSTVPEVSPAQRKSTDPATVIAAIGLGGNIGNPRRTMARALDLLDARDDIHIRTVSRLYRTPPWGKTDQEWFHNACALVETSLDPHELLKVCLDVELQLDRVRKDRWGPRTIDLDVLLHGDFMSDHADLTVPHPRMTERAFVMVPLADIAPQAVVNLQSIADWASDVDSEGIEALSKSGDWWRDES comes from the coding sequence ATGTCGAAGTGGTGGTCGAGCACCGTGCCTGAGGTCAGCCCCGCACAGCGCAAATCCACTGACCCTGCTACCGTTATCGCGGCGATCGGGCTTGGCGGCAATATCGGCAATCCGCGCAGGACCATGGCGCGGGCGCTTGATCTGCTGGACGCCCGTGATGATATCCACATCCGGACCGTGTCCCGGCTTTACCGGACGCCGCCCTGGGGCAAGACCGATCAGGAGTGGTTCCACAATGCCTGCGCGCTGGTGGAGACGAGCCTTGATCCGCATGAATTGCTCAAGGTGTGCCTCGATGTCGAACTGCAGCTCGACCGGGTGCGCAAGGACAGATGGGGTCCTCGCACGATCGATCTCGATGTGCTGCTGCATGGTGATTTCATGTCCGACCACGCCGATCTGACGGTGCCGCATCCGCGCATGACCGAGCGCGCCTTCGTGATGGTGCCGCTGGCCGATATTGCGCCACAGGCGGTCGTCAATCTGCAGAGCATTGCGGATTGGGCCAGCGATGTGGATTCGGAAGGCATCGAGGCGTTGAGCAAGTCCGGCGACTGGTGGCGGGACGAAAGCTAG
- the folB gene encoding dihydroneopterin aldolase has product MAETYTIRLANCAFFARHGVHDEEEFLGQRFFVDAELEVEAGQALATDSIEGTVDYGVAFKVIEEIITGKRRYLIEALALEVAKALTARFAQIRLARITVRKPNAPVPGVLDHVEVVVEHRA; this is encoded by the coding sequence ATGGCTGAAACATACACCATACGCCTCGCAAACTGCGCGTTCTTTGCCCGTCATGGTGTCCATGACGAGGAGGAGTTCCTCGGCCAGCGTTTTTTCGTGGATGCCGAACTGGAGGTCGAGGCAGGCCAGGCGCTGGCGACCGATTCCATCGAGGGCACGGTTGACTACGGCGTTGCGTTCAAGGTGATCGAGGAGATCATCACCGGCAAGCGGCGATACCTCATCGAGGCGCTGGCGCTTGAAGTGGCCAAGGCGCTGACCGCAAGGTTTGCGCAGATCAGGCTTGCCCGAATTACGGTGCGCAAGCCCAATGCGCCGGTTCCGGGCGTGCTCGATCATGTCGAAGTGGTGGTCGAGCACCGTGCCTGA
- the folP gene encoding dihydropteroate synthase, with translation MQAPPNAVFNPTTLRLGRGAQIELGPTSRIMAILNVTPDSFSDGGLHAAADAAVAAARVMVAEGADIIDIGGESTRPGAEPVSAVEEQRRIIPVIEALSADAGMVISVDTWRAETARLALSAGAHMINDVWGLQREPEIARIAAGQGAAVAIMHTGRDREVLADPIADQFAWFAPSLEIARRAGIADDQILLDPGFGFAKDAGMNLELMARFGELHRLGYPLLAGTSRKRFIGTLTGRDAADRDVGTTATSVALRLLGAAVFRVHNVAFNRDGLAVADAMVQSSRKREPVDG, from the coding sequence ATGCAGGCACCACCCAACGCGGTGTTTAACCCAACAACGCTGCGGCTTGGCCGCGGGGCGCAGATCGAGCTGGGTCCGACCTCCCGGATCATGGCCATTCTCAATGTGACACCGGATTCGTTTTCGGATGGCGGCCTGCATGCTGCCGCCGATGCGGCGGTTGCTGCGGCGCGCGTGATGGTGGCTGAGGGCGCCGATATCATCGATATTGGCGGAGAATCGACCCGACCGGGCGCCGAACCGGTGAGCGCGGTTGAGGAGCAGCGGCGGATCATTCCGGTGATCGAGGCATTGTCTGCGGATGCGGGGATGGTGATATCCGTGGATACCTGGCGGGCTGAAACCGCCCGGCTGGCGCTTTCGGCGGGCGCACACATGATCAATGATGTCTGGGGTCTGCAACGCGAACCGGAAATCGCGCGGATTGCGGCCGGGCAGGGCGCCGCGGTGGCGATCATGCATACCGGCCGTGACCGTGAGGTGCTGGCTGATCCCATCGCTGATCAGTTTGCCTGGTTCGCGCCATCGCTCGAGATCGCCCGGCGGGCGGGCATTGCCGATGACCAGATCCTGCTCGATCCGGGCTTCGGCTTCGCAAAGGATGCCGGGATGAACCTTGAGCTGATGGCGCGGTTTGGCGAATTGCACCGGCTCGGCTACCCGCTGCTGGCGGGCACCTCGCGCAAGCGCTTCATCGGCACGCTCACGGGCCGTGATGCCGCGGACCGGGATGTCGGCACCACGGCAACCAGCGTCGCCTTGCGGCTTCTGGGCGCGGCGGTATTCAGGGTGCACAATGTCGCTTTCAACAGGGACGGGCTTGCGGTCGCGGATGCTATGGTTCAAAGCAGCCGCAAAAGGGAGCCAGTCGATGGCTGA
- a CDS encoding DUF922 domain-containing Zn-dependent protease, whose protein sequence is MLAIRLALTVLVTCLGTQAVSTEPLISKSYSYYSVSGQTSTELERELWRSGPELAETGTRHPGATRIKMSRTISFEETPDRCRVSNVSIRLETNLTLPRWTDQAKADRKAKLVWLTLSSDIKRHEERHAEIARQWSRKLENALKGLKPMQDCPRMQAKVEAVSKTILEKHSADQDRFDRVEAASFERRIKRILRYKASQMRTDG, encoded by the coding sequence ATGCTCGCCATTCGCCTTGCCCTGACGGTACTCGTGACGTGTCTTGGCACTCAAGCGGTGAGCACAGAACCTCTGATCTCCAAATCCTATTCCTATTACTCCGTCAGCGGCCAGACCAGTACCGAGCTGGAGCGTGAACTCTGGCGCAGCGGGCCTGAACTCGCCGAAACCGGAACCCGCCATCCCGGCGCGACCCGGATCAAGATGAGCAGAACAATCAGCTTCGAGGAAACACCGGACCGCTGCCGGGTCAGCAACGTCTCCATCCGGCTCGAAACCAACCTCACACTTCCCCGCTGGACCGATCAGGCAAAAGCTGACCGAAAGGCCAAACTGGTCTGGCTCACCCTGTCCTCCGACATCAAGCGCCACGAGGAGCGCCATGCCGAGATTGCCCGCCAGTGGTCCCGCAAGCTTGAGAACGCCCTCAAGGGCCTCAAGCCGATGCAGGACTGCCCGAGAATGCAGGCAAAGGTCGAAGCGGTGTCGAAGACCATCCTCGAAAAACATTCCGCCGATCAAGACCGCTTTGACCGCGTTGAAGCCGCCAGCTTCGAGCGCCGTATCAAACGGATCCTGCGCTACAAGGCGAGCCAGATGCGCACAGACGGCTGA
- a CDS encoding NAD(P)/FAD-dependent oxidoreductase, with product MSSPIETDVVIVGAGPVGLFAVFELGLYDLKCHLIDILDRPGGQCAELYPEKPIYDIPAWPEISGQALVDRLMEQIAPFSPEFHFNRMVSGFRKLDNGRFEVETDEGELLHCHAVVIAAGGGSFQPKRPPVPGIEAYEGKSVYYSVRRMEEFRDRDLLIVGGGDSALDWTLNLQPVAKSVTLVHRRPDFRAAPDSVNKMFALRDEGKITFQVGQVTGLKGDDGQLSAATIKGPDGEVDIACDRLLPFFGLTMKLGPIADWGLNQHENLITVDTEKFETSIPGVFAIGDINWYPGKLKLILSGFHEAALMTQAVKRIAHPDQKLVFQYTTSSTSLQKKLGVQ from the coding sequence ATGTCTTCCCCGATTGAAACCGATGTCGTGATCGTGGGTGCTGGCCCGGTTGGGCTGTTCGCCGTCTTTGAGCTTGGCCTTTATGACCTCAAATGCCACCTGATCGACATTCTCGATCGGCCTGGCGGTCAATGCGCGGAATTGTATCCCGAGAAACCGATCTACGACATTCCGGCATGGCCGGAGATTTCCGGGCAGGCGCTGGTCGACCGGCTTATGGAGCAAATCGCGCCATTTTCGCCGGAGTTCCATTTCAACCGCATGGTTTCGGGTTTCCGCAAGCTCGACAATGGGCGGTTCGAAGTCGAGACCGACGAGGGCGAGCTGCTGCATTGCCATGCGGTGGTGATAGCTGCCGGTGGCGGCTCGTTCCAGCCCAAGCGCCCGCCTGTGCCGGGTATCGAGGCCTATGAGGGCAAGAGCGTCTACTACTCGGTGCGCCGCATGGAAGAGTTCCGCGATCGCGATCTGCTGATCGTCGGTGGCGGCGATTCCGCGCTCGACTGGACGCTGAACCTGCAGCCTGTCGCCAAATCGGTGACGCTGGTGCACCGGCGTCCTGATTTCCGCGCAGCGCCCGACAGCGTCAACAAGATGTTTGCGCTGCGCGATGAAGGAAAGATCACCTTCCAGGTCGGCCAGGTGACCGGTCTGAAAGGCGACGACGGGCAATTGAGCGCCGCGACGATCAAGGGGCCGGATGGCGAGGTCGACATTGCCTGCGACCGGTTGCTGCCGTTCTTCGGTCTGACCATGAAGCTTGGCCCGATCGCCGATTGGGGGCTCAACCAGCACGAAAACCTGATCACCGTCGATACCGAGAAGTTCGAGACCAGCATTCCCGGTGTTTTCGCCATTGGCGATATCAACTGGTATCCGGGCAAGCTCAAGCTGATCCTGTCCGGCTTCCATGAGGCGGCGCTGATGACGCAAGCGGTCAAGCGGATCGCGCATCCCGATCAGAAGCTGGTGTTTCAGTACACCACCTCCTCGACCAGCCTTCAGAAGAAGCTTGGCGTCCAGTAG
- a CDS encoding 2Fe-2S iron-sulfur cluster-binding protein, protein MTKISIVAFDGTRFDVDAENGSTVMENAIRNSVPGIEAECGGACACATCHVYIDDSWTGKVGTPEPMEEDMLDFAFDVRPNSRLSCQIKVRDELEGLVVHVPERQA, encoded by the coding sequence ATGACCAAGATTTCCATTGTTGCATTCGACGGAACGCGTTTCGATGTGGACGCCGAAAACGGCTCTACAGTGATGGAAAACGCGATCCGCAACTCGGTGCCAGGCATCGAGGCCGAATGTGGCGGTGCCTGTGCTTGTGCCACATGTCATGTCTATATCGACGATTCCTGGACCGGGAAGGTGGGCACGCCCGAGCCGATGGAAGAAGACATGCTCGATTTTGCCTTTGATGTCCGGCCAAATTCGCGGCTGTCTTGCCAGATCAAGGTTCGCGACGAGCTAGAGGGCCTGGTCGTGCATGTGCCCGAGCGGCAGGCCTGA
- a CDS encoding Hpt domain-containing protein has product MAALNIAFETPDTTPQPRPSGGRPIDLVHLARQTGGDKALEAEVLALFARQARESVTQLATLKTASRAELAHKLAGAAKGVGAFEVARCAEAIEATPANAAAVAAFAKAVIDADNFIVGLTR; this is encoded by the coding sequence ATGGCGGCGCTCAACATCGCCTTCGAGACACCGGACACAACCCCTCAGCCGCGCCCTTCGGGAGGCCGGCCGATCGATCTGGTTCACCTTGCCAGACAAACCGGTGGCGACAAGGCTTTGGAGGCCGAGGTCCTGGCATTGTTTGCGCGCCAGGCGCGTGAGTCGGTGACACAGCTGGCCACGCTCAAAACCGCCAGCCGCGCCGAACTGGCACACAAGCTCGCCGGCGCTGCCAAGGGTGTGGGGGCCTTCGAAGTGGCGCGGTGCGCCGAGGCCATCGAAGCCACGCCCGCAAATGCTGCGGCCGTTGCGGCCTTTGCAAAAGCCGTTATCGATGCGGACAATTTCATTGTCGGCCTGACGCGCTGA